The following coding sequences lie in one Sesamum indicum cultivar Zhongzhi No. 13 linkage group LG9, S_indicum_v1.0, whole genome shotgun sequence genomic window:
- the LOC105170921 gene encoding phytochromobilin:ferredoxin oxidoreductase, chloroplastic isoform X3, which produces MEHCPYNFYSLRMDSTPKKSPLQPRSTIFSMFTRTKCCSIAGMMKPSMAEANSGLSYKKFVHFALEETKKHTQLIPSSLQENFNCLKAIDGKTELEMHSFGSSNIRLLRSLSVEGSDGMQVVNVFRDLNPLHDVISRQDYKEKYYKHLIPLGLKYAELLPWGGRITTESMKFFSPIIIWTKFPPSEQKHHVLYSAFEDYLKSWLELMDQASMETDVSQIMLNLESQHRYLTWRAEKDPGHQVLRRLVGETHAKEIIRSFLFNGVDDLGSKTFVDYFPEYKSEDGTINQKRSMIGKSFESRPWDATGEFIGNSIT; this is translated from the exons ATGGAACATTGTCCGTACAATTTCTACTCACTGAGAATGGATTCTACTCCGAAGAAGTCTCCTTTACAACCCAGAAGTACGATTTTCAGTATGTTTACAAGAACAAAATGCTGTAGTATAGCTGGTATGATGAAGCCATCAATGGCTGAAGCAAACTCTGGTCTTTCTTACAAGAAATTTGTTCACTTTGCTTTGGAAGAGACTAAGAAACACACCCAGTTGATTCCTTCTTCACTACAG GAGAACTTCAATTGCTTGAAGGCCATTGACGGTAAAACAGAGCTTGAAATGCATTCTTTTGGATCATCTAACATCCGACTACTCCGGAGTTTGTCCGTTGAGGGGAGTGATGGGATGCAG GTCGTTAATGTGTTCAGGGACCTCAACCCGTTGCATGATGTGATCAGTCGACAGGATTACAAGGAAAAGTACTATAAGCACTTAATTCCTCTCGGACTCAAGTATGCTGAG CTTTTGCCATGGGGAGGAAGGATAACCACTGAGtctatgaaatttttctcACCTATCATAATATGGACCAAGTTTCCCCCAAGCGAGCAGAAGCACCATGTTTTGTATTCTGCTTTCGAGGATTATCTAAAG TCATGGCTTGAGCTGATGGACCAGGCATCAATGGAAACTGATGTTTCTCAGATTATGTTGAATCTTGAATCCCAGCATAGGTATCTCACATGGAGAGCAGAGAAG GATCCAGGCCATCAAGTCCTGAGAAGATTAGTCGGGGAGACTCATGCCAAG GAAATAATTCGGAGTTTTCTCTTCAATGGAGTTGACGACCTCGGAAGCAAAACATTCGTTGATTACTTCCCGGAGTACAAGAGCGAGGATGGAACTATAAATCAAAAGCGCAGTATGATTGGGAAATCATTTGAAAGCCGTCCGTGGGATGCAACAGGAGAATTCATAGGTAACAGTATAACATAG
- the LOC105170921 gene encoding phytochromobilin:ferredoxin oxidoreductase, chloroplastic isoform X1, whose translation MEHCPYNFYSLRMDSTPKKSPLQPRSTIFSMFTRTKCCSIAGMMKPSMAEANSGLSYKKFVHFALEETKKHTQLIPSSLQENFNCLKAIDGKTELEMHSFGSSNIRLLRSLSVEGSDGMQVLDFAIFPRPEFDLPIFCANFFTTAVMNIIVVNVFRDLNPLHDVISRQDYKEKYYKHLIPLGLKYAELLPWGGRITTESMKFFSPIIIWTKFPPSEQKHHVLYSAFEDYLKSWLELMDQASMETDVSQIMLNLESQHRYLTWRAEKDPGHQVLRRLVGETHAKEIIRSFLFNGVDDLGSKTFVDYFPEYKSEDGTINQKRSMIGKSFESRPWDATGEFIGNSIT comes from the exons ATGGAACATTGTCCGTACAATTTCTACTCACTGAGAATGGATTCTACTCCGAAGAAGTCTCCTTTACAACCCAGAAGTACGATTTTCAGTATGTTTACAAGAACAAAATGCTGTAGTATAGCTGGTATGATGAAGCCATCAATGGCTGAAGCAAACTCTGGTCTTTCTTACAAGAAATTTGTTCACTTTGCTTTGGAAGAGACTAAGAAACACACCCAGTTGATTCCTTCTTCACTACAG GAGAACTTCAATTGCTTGAAGGCCATTGACGGTAAAACAGAGCTTGAAATGCATTCTTTTGGATCATCTAACATCCGACTACTCCGGAGTTTGTCCGTTGAGGGGAGTGATGGGATGCAG GTCTTGGATTTTGCCATATTCCCCAGACCAGAGTTTGATCTTCCAATTTTTTGTGCCAACTTTTTCACCACAGCAGTCATGAATATAATT GTCGTTAATGTGTTCAGGGACCTCAACCCGTTGCATGATGTGATCAGTCGACAGGATTACAAGGAAAAGTACTATAAGCACTTAATTCCTCTCGGACTCAAGTATGCTGAG CTTTTGCCATGGGGAGGAAGGATAACCACTGAGtctatgaaatttttctcACCTATCATAATATGGACCAAGTTTCCCCCAAGCGAGCAGAAGCACCATGTTTTGTATTCTGCTTTCGAGGATTATCTAAAG TCATGGCTTGAGCTGATGGACCAGGCATCAATGGAAACTGATGTTTCTCAGATTATGTTGAATCTTGAATCCCAGCATAGGTATCTCACATGGAGAGCAGAGAAG GATCCAGGCCATCAAGTCCTGAGAAGATTAGTCGGGGAGACTCATGCCAAG GAAATAATTCGGAGTTTTCTCTTCAATGGAGTTGACGACCTCGGAAGCAAAACATTCGTTGATTACTTCCCGGAGTACAAGAGCGAGGATGGAACTATAAATCAAAAGCGCAGTATGATTGGGAAATCATTTGAAAGCCGTCCGTGGGATGCAACAGGAGAATTCATAGGTAACAGTATAACATAG
- the LOC105170921 gene encoding phytochromobilin:ferredoxin oxidoreductase, chloroplastic isoform X2, whose amino-acid sequence MEHCPYNFYSLRMDSTPKKSPLQPRSTIFSMFTRTKCCSIAGMMKPSMAEANSGLSYKKFVHFALEETKKHTQLIPSSLQENFNCLKAIDGKTELEMHSFGSSNIRLLRSLSVEGSDGMQVLDFAIFPRPEFDLPIFCANFFTTAVMNIIVLDLNPLHDVISRQDYKEKYYKHLIPLGLKYAELLPWGGRITTESMKFFSPIIIWTKFPPSEQKHHVLYSAFEDYLKSWLELMDQASMETDVSQIMLNLESQHRYLTWRAEKDPGHQVLRRLVGETHAKEIIRSFLFNGVDDLGSKTFVDYFPEYKSEDGTINQKRSMIGKSFESRPWDATGEFIGNSIT is encoded by the exons ATGGAACATTGTCCGTACAATTTCTACTCACTGAGAATGGATTCTACTCCGAAGAAGTCTCCTTTACAACCCAGAAGTACGATTTTCAGTATGTTTACAAGAACAAAATGCTGTAGTATAGCTGGTATGATGAAGCCATCAATGGCTGAAGCAAACTCTGGTCTTTCTTACAAGAAATTTGTTCACTTTGCTTTGGAAGAGACTAAGAAACACACCCAGTTGATTCCTTCTTCACTACAG GAGAACTTCAATTGCTTGAAGGCCATTGACGGTAAAACAGAGCTTGAAATGCATTCTTTTGGATCATCTAACATCCGACTACTCCGGAGTTTGTCCGTTGAGGGGAGTGATGGGATGCAG GTCTTGGATTTTGCCATATTCCCCAGACCAGAGTTTGATCTTCCAATTTTTTGTGCCAACTTTTTCACCACAGCAGTCATGAATATAATTGTACT GGACCTCAACCCGTTGCATGATGTGATCAGTCGACAGGATTACAAGGAAAAGTACTATAAGCACTTAATTCCTCTCGGACTCAAGTATGCTGAG CTTTTGCCATGGGGAGGAAGGATAACCACTGAGtctatgaaatttttctcACCTATCATAATATGGACCAAGTTTCCCCCAAGCGAGCAGAAGCACCATGTTTTGTATTCTGCTTTCGAGGATTATCTAAAG TCATGGCTTGAGCTGATGGACCAGGCATCAATGGAAACTGATGTTTCTCAGATTATGTTGAATCTTGAATCCCAGCATAGGTATCTCACATGGAGAGCAGAGAAG GATCCAGGCCATCAAGTCCTGAGAAGATTAGTCGGGGAGACTCATGCCAAG GAAATAATTCGGAGTTTTCTCTTCAATGGAGTTGACGACCTCGGAAGCAAAACATTCGTTGATTACTTCCCGGAGTACAAGAGCGAGGATGGAACTATAAATCAAAAGCGCAGTATGATTGGGAAATCATTTGAAAGCCGTCCGTGGGATGCAACAGGAGAATTCATAGGTAACAGTATAACATAG